One part of the Raphanus sativus cultivar WK10039 chromosome 7, ASM80110v3, whole genome shotgun sequence genome encodes these proteins:
- the LOC108815928 gene encoding NADH dehydrogenase [ubiquinone] 1 alpha subcomplex subunit 8-B: protein MSSAVDATGNPIPTSAVLTASAKHIGLRCMPENVAFLKCKKNDPNPEKCLDKGRDVTRCVLGLLKDLHQKCQKEMDDYVGCMYYYTNEFDLCRKEQEAFEKVCPLK, encoded by the exons ATGTCGAGTGCGGTGGACGCTACAGGGAACCCGATCCCTACATCCGCGGTGTTGACTGCTTCGGCGAAGCATATAGGTTTAAGATGTATGCCTGAGAACGTTGCCTTCCTCAAGTGCAAGAAGAACGATCCCAACCCGGAGAAATGTCTCGACAAGGGTCGTGACGTCACTCGCTGCGTCCTTGGCTT GCTGAAGGATCTTCACCAGAAGTGCCAAAAGGAGATGGATGACTATGTTGGGTGTATGTATTACTATACCAACGAGTTTGATCTGTGCAGGAAAGAGCAAGAAGCCTTCGAGAAAGTGTGTCCCCTCAAGTGA
- the LOC108816165 gene encoding uncharacterized protein LOC108816165, with protein sequence MGDKRKKTFMFIRLVSAAGTGFFYVKRKSSKGLLEKLEFRKYDPRVNRHVLFTEQKMK encoded by the coding sequence ATGGGGgacaagaggaagaagacgttCATGTTCATACGTCTGGTCTCAGCAGCTGGCACTGGATTCTTCTATGTGAAGAGGAAGAGTAGCAAGGGTCTTCTTGAGAAGCTTGAGTTCCGCAAGTACGACCCTCGTGTCAACCGCCATGTCCTCTTCACCGAGCAGAAGATGAAGTGA